The Spongiibacter tropicus DSM 19543 sequence TGGAGCAATTGGCCAGCTACTACCAGCGCCAGCTTCGCCAACATCCCGACGCCGAACGCGCGGTCGGCTACCTGAAGAAACGCGGCCTCAGCGGGCAGATCGCCCGAGACTTCGGCATTGGCTTCGCCCCGCCCGGCTGGGACAACATCCTGCAAGGCTTCGGCGCCAATCCCGAAGGCCGCCAGCAATTGCTCGACGCAGGCATGCTGGTTGAGAAAGAAGACAGCGACCGCCTCTACGACCGCTTCCGCGACCGCATCATGTTCCCCATCCGCGATAACCGGGGACGGGTGGTGGCGTTTGGCGGGCGCGTACTCGGCGACGACAAGCCTAAATACCTCAACTCGCCGGAAACCGACATCTTTCACAAAGGCCGCGAACTGTATGGCCTGTACGAAGCCCGTCAACACAATCGCCAACTGGAGCGGGTCATTATTGTTGAGGGCTACATGGATGTCGTCGCGCTGGCTCAACATGGCATCCGCTGCGCCGTCGCCACCCTGGGCACCGCCAGCAACAGCGACCACCTGCGCACCGCATTTCGCTACTGCAGCGAAATTGTCTTCTGCTTCGACGGCGACGAAGCCGGACGCCGCGCCGCCCAACGCGCACTGGAAAACGCCCTGCCAACCATGGAAGACGGGCGCAGCATCCGTTTTCTCTTCCTCGATGAAGGTCAGGATCCCGACGACACCGTGCGGCGCATCGGCGGCCCCGGCTTCGAGGGATTAGTCGCCCGCTCCGCCAAACTCGAGAGCTACTTTTTCGACAGCTTCAACGACCAGCTTGACCCGGACACCATGGAGGGACGCGCCAAGCTCGCCAAGCTGGCGACACCGCTATTAATGCTGCTGCCCGACGGCGTCTACAAAGAGCTCATGTTTGACGAACTGGCCAAGCGCAGCGGCCTGAGTCGCCCGTCACTGGACAAGCTACGAGAAAACACCCCGCAGCCGGAACAGCAGGAGGAGCGCGCCGACAGCCCCGCGCCGCGGCCAAAGAAACGCGACAGCGCCACGCTGCTGGAGCAACTGCCACGCGGAAAACGCGATCCTGGCCTGTTTGCTCTGGCAATGTTGCTTTACGCCCCCAGTGAGATTGTCGACGGTATCAGCACGCTGCCGCCCAGCGACAACGACCCCGGCTTGCAGTTGCTGAGCGCCATTGTCGAACTACTGCGCAAGCGACCGGAATCGTCGACCGCGATGCTGCTCGGACACTGGCACGGCCAGCCCGAGTACCCGCTGCTGACCGATGCATTGAAGACCATCGAGTTGCTGGGCAGCAGTCTGGATGAAGCGCTGGCACGCAGGGCTTTTTTCGACACCCTTGAGCACTTTGAGCGCCGCCAGAAGGACACCCACCTTCAACAGAGGCTGGCCGCATTGCGCGAACGCGAAGAAGTCGACAAAGCCGCTACGGGCAACTACGCTGAACTCAGCGATGACACCAAAGCCGAGCTGCGACACATCCAGCAGCTTTTGGCACACAAACACCGCAAGTAATGCCACTGATCCCGCCTGAACAAAGCAGGTTTTTACTGGTCGGAGACTGTGCATTTAGGGTACAATATGCGGCTATTTTTCACCTGCACCTACGAGTATTTTGCAAGCATGAATGACTCAACGCATCAATCGCGCCTCAAACAACTCATTGCCAAAGGCAAGGAGCAGGGATACCTGACCTACTCTGAGGTAAATGACCACCTTCCGGAGGACATTTCCGATCCGGATCAGGTCGAAGAAATTATCCAGATGATCAACGACATGGGCATTCAGGTATTTGAACATGCCCCTGACGAAGACACCCTGATCATGACCGGCGGCGACTCCTCCGACGACATCGCCGCCGCCGAAGCTGCCGCCGCCCTGGCTGCAGTGGAAACCGAAACCGGCCGCACCACTGACCCCGTGCGCATGTACATGCGCGAAATGGGCACCGTCGAACTGCTGACCCGTGAAGGCGAGATTGTCATCGCCAAGCGTATTGAGGAAGGCATTCGCGACATGATGGCCGCGCTGGCTTACTACCCCGGCATCGTGTCAGGTGTGTTGACCGAGTACGACAAAGTCGCCACTGAAGAGCGCCGTCTGGGCGATATTATCAGCGGCTACCTGGACCCCGCCGACGAAGTCCCCTCTCCGCAGGCGCAGGCTGCTGCTGCCGCTGAGTCCAGTGACGACGACGAAGAAACCACCTCTGGCCCCGATCCCGAGGAGGCAAAACAGCGCTTCTCGGCCCTGCAAAAGCAGAACGACAAAGTCGAGAAGTGCATCGCCGATCACGGTCGCTACAGCAAGCAGACCGCCAAAGAGCTGGCCGCACTGGGCGAACTGTTCAAGTTCTTCAAACTGACCCCCGGCACCTTCGATCCGCTGATCGAAGAAGTCCGCACCACGCTCAGCTCCATCCGTGCGCTTGAGCGCGAGATTATGGTGATCTGCGTGAAGAACGTCGGCATGGACCGCAAAGAGTTCATCCGCAGCTTCCAGGGCAATGAAGCTAACGCCAGCTGGATCGACGAGCACATTGCCAAGTACCCGGCACTGGCCGACTACAAAGATGCCCTCGGCCGCATTCAGGCTCGCATCGCCGTCATTGAAGAACGTCAGGACCTGACGATTTCCGACATCAAGGAAATCAACCGTCGTATCTCCATCGGCGAAGCCCGCGCTCGTCGCGCCAAAAAGGAAATGGTCGAAGCCAACCTGCGCTTGGTAATTTCCATCGCCAAAAAGTACACCAACCGTGGCCTGCAGTTCCTCGACCTGATTCAGGAAGGCAACATCGGCCTGATGAAGGCTGTCGACAAGTTCGAGTATCGCCGCGGCTACAAATTCTCCACCTACGCCACCTGGTGGATTCGTCAGGCGATCACCCGCTCCATCGCCGACCAGGCACGTACCATTCGTATTCCGGTGCACATGATCGAAACGATCAACAAGCTGAACCGTATCTCTCGCCAGATGCTTCAGGAAATGGGTCGCGAGCCCACTCCGGAAGAACTGGGTGAGCGCATGGAAATGCCGGAAGACAAGGTTCGCAAGGTACTGAAAATCGCCAAAGAGCCGATCTCCATGGAAACCCCGATCGGCGACGATGAAGATTCGCATCTGGGTGATTTCATTGAGGACACCACCATTTCCTCGCCAGTTGACTCTGCAACAGGTGAAGGCCTGCGCGAAGCAACCAAGGAAGTGCTGGCTGGTCTGACCGCCCGCGAAGCCAAGGTGCTCCGCATGCGCTTCGGTATCGATATGAACACCGACCACACGCTGGAAGAAGTCGGCAAGCAGTTTGACGTTACCCGTGAGCGTATCCGTCAGATCGAAGCCAAGGCTCTGCGCAAGCTGCGTCACCCGACGCGCTCAGATCACCTGCGCAGCTTCCTCGACGAGTAATACAATCATGCGGCGGCCCGCGCTGGTCGCCGCGCAGCCCTGAACGACTCCACACGGAATCAGAACAGTGCCCATGCGCAAACTGCTTATATTCAGTCTTTTTATTGCCTTGATGGCCGGTTGCAGCTCGACCCCTGAAGAACCCGTGCCCGTCGTCAACGAACAAGCTGAGCGTGAGCAGGAACTGAACGAACAACTGCAGACCGCCATCGGCTTTGCCAACAAAGGCCATTATTACGTTGCAGAAGACCAGCTCAAGGTCATTGCCAACGAGCCTCGCAACAAAACCAGCCTTCGCCAGCAGGCATTGACGCAACTAACCCTGCTCTATCTGAACAAAGACAATCCCCGAGCGAACACCGCGCGCGCCACCCGCAGTCTCGACCAACTCAATGTGCTGAATAATGGCCGCTCCGGCGACAACACCGCGATTTTTACCGCGCTGGGCTATGCGCTGGAAGCACGTATCAGCCTGGAAGAAGCCCAGCGCAAAGTAGAAGAATCTGCCCGCACCCAGCAGGTTCTAATGCAGGAAATTAACGCGCTGCAGATCGCACTGGATAAGCTGCGCCAGCTCTCGCTGCAATAAGCCCATCACTCGGGGCGATCGCCTCCCGCCCGGCGCAGATACAGCGCCAACTGCTGCTCCAGCACACTGGCATCGGCCTCGGTGCGGGCCAGCATCACTGGCACGGCGCGCCACTGGCTGGCACGCAACCCGGCCAGAAATTCACCAACCTGACGGTCATTACTGTGCGGCCCGATCACAATCAACTGCCACGCGTGCTCGGCCAGTAGCTTCCGGGCCTCGCCCACCGTACTCGTGCGAAACAGCTGCCAATACTCGGAGCCGGGTAAACGCGCGATGACATTGGCCAGCGCATCCCCTTCTTCCAGTAACAGCAGATTGCCCACCGCCCCGGCGGGAATCAGCTCCCGCACGGCAGCGGCTAACTCCTCGCGCTCCACCGGCTTCACCAGGTATTCGTTGGCGCCCAGCAGCAGCCCCAGATCCCGCTCATTCAGCATGGACTGCATCAGCACCGGCACATTGCTCAGCCCCGGCTCCCGACGCAGAATATGCAGCACTTGCCAGCCGTCCATAATCGGCATCATTACATCGAGAATAATCAGGTCGGGGCGCTGCTCGCGCGCCAGATCCAAACCCTCTGGCCCGGTGCTGGCCGTACGCACCCGGTAGCCCTCTCGCTGCAAGCTGCGGCGGGCAATTTCCAACGCGTTCGCGTCATCATCAATCACCAGCACATCGCCACGCGCAGTGTCGGCATCCTGACTGTGTAGAGCGACCGAGGTTTCACCGTTCACCGGCAGCCGCAACAGAAACCGACTGCCTTTCCCGGCCTCGCTTTCGGCGCTGAGCGTACCGCCCAGCAGCTCTGAAAACTTCTTGGAGATCGTCAGCCCCAGTCCAGAGCCGCCAAACTGCTTGGTCGTCGACAGATCTGCCTGCACAAATGCATCGAAGACATTCTCAAGTTGTTCGTCACTCATGCCGATACCGGTGTCCGACACTTCGATATTCAGGGTATTGTTTTCGCCGCTTACTTCCTCCCAGACTTTCAGCGAGATATCACCCTCTCGGGTAAATTTGGCGGCATTGCTCAGCAGATTCAGCAGCACCTGCCGCAGCCGGGTCACATCGGTACGTACATAATTGCTGCTGAACTGGTAATC is a genomic window containing:
- the dnaG gene encoding DNA primase, whose translation is MAAKGRIPQAFIDDLLSRVDIVDVINRRVSLKKTGRNYTARCPFHEEKTPSFSVNPDKQFYYCFGCGAAGNAIGFIMDYERQDFPAAIDSLAHSAGLEVPREELSPQQAQKQQRRKTVYDLMEQLASYYQRQLRQHPDAERAVGYLKKRGLSGQIARDFGIGFAPPGWDNILQGFGANPEGRQQLLDAGMLVEKEDSDRLYDRFRDRIMFPIRDNRGRVVAFGGRVLGDDKPKYLNSPETDIFHKGRELYGLYEARQHNRQLERVIIVEGYMDVVALAQHGIRCAVATLGTASNSDHLRTAFRYCSEIVFCFDGDEAGRRAAQRALENALPTMEDGRSIRFLFLDEGQDPDDTVRRIGGPGFEGLVARSAKLESYFFDSFNDQLDPDTMEGRAKLAKLATPLLMLLPDGVYKELMFDELAKRSGLSRPSLDKLRENTPQPEQQEERADSPAPRPKKRDSATLLEQLPRGKRDPGLFALAMLLYAPSEIVDGISTLPPSDNDPGLQLLSAIVELLRKRPESSTAMLLGHWHGQPEYPLLTDALKTIELLGSSLDEALARRAFFDTLEHFERRQKDTHLQQRLAALREREEVDKAATGNYAELSDDTKAELRHIQQLLAHKHRK
- the rpoD gene encoding RNA polymerase sigma factor RpoD, with translation MNDSTHQSRLKQLIAKGKEQGYLTYSEVNDHLPEDISDPDQVEEIIQMINDMGIQVFEHAPDEDTLIMTGGDSSDDIAAAEAAAALAAVETETGRTTDPVRMYMREMGTVELLTREGEIVIAKRIEEGIRDMMAALAYYPGIVSGVLTEYDKVATEERRLGDIISGYLDPADEVPSPQAQAAAAAESSDDDEETTSGPDPEEAKQRFSALQKQNDKVEKCIADHGRYSKQTAKELAALGELFKFFKLTPGTFDPLIEEVRTTLSSIRALEREIMVICVKNVGMDRKEFIRSFQGNEANASWIDEHIAKYPALADYKDALGRIQARIAVIEERQDLTISDIKEINRRISIGEARARRAKKEMVEANLRLVISIAKKYTNRGLQFLDLIQEGNIGLMKAVDKFEYRRGYKFSTYATWWIRQAITRSIADQARTIRIPVHMIETINKLNRISRQMLQEMGREPTPEELGERMEMPEDKVRKVLKIAKEPISMETPIGDDEDSHLGDFIEDTTISSPVDSATGEGLREATKEVLAGLTAREAKVLRMRFGIDMNTDHTLEEVGKQFDVTRERIRQIEAKALRKLRHPTRSDHLRSFLDE